The following proteins are encoded in a genomic region of Oceanisphaera profunda:
- a CDS encoding M48 family metalloprotease, which translates to MKRTLLAASLLTLGLSGCVSDEHSQLLGAGVKAWQGFTLSKSELQAQASLSAKQMDRENELAPKDSKYSKRLDKLTANLLQVDGTPLNFQVYLDDEINAFAMPDGTIRVYSGLMDAMHDDELVAVIGHEMGHIKHEHSLSQFKATYMAAAARQAASAFGEKAAKLASSEYADMGVEFMSAQFSQKDELESDLYGIEVLCQLNMDPYAALRAQQVLLKHAASEGGLFATHPSSNERIDQARTAAGNASCRS; encoded by the coding sequence ATGAAAAGAACACTACTGGCTGCCAGCCTACTTACGTTAGGCCTAAGCGGCTGTGTATCTGACGAGCATAGTCAATTACTGGGTGCCGGTGTAAAGGCATGGCAAGGCTTCACCTTATCTAAAAGCGAATTGCAGGCGCAAGCCAGTTTATCTGCTAAACAAATGGACAGAGAAAACGAACTAGCACCAAAGGACAGCAAATATAGCAAGCGTTTAGATAAGTTGACTGCGAATTTATTGCAAGTAGATGGCACGCCACTAAATTTTCAAGTTTATTTGGACGATGAAATTAACGCTTTCGCTATGCCTGATGGCACGATTCGCGTTTATTCAGGTTTAATGGATGCGATGCATGATGATGAACTGGTGGCCGTTATTGGACATGAAATGGGTCACATCAAGCATGAGCACTCATTAAGTCAGTTTAAAGCGACTTATATGGCCGCCGCCGCCCGCCAAGCTGCAAGCGCATTTGGTGAGAAAGCCGCTAAGCTCGCGTCTTCTGAATATGCCGACATGGGCGTTGAGTTTATGTCTGCGCAATTCTCCCAAAAAGATGAGTTGGAATCAGACTTGTATGGCATTGAAGTGTTGTGTCAATTAAATATGGACCCTTATGCAGCTCTTCGTGCGCAGCAAGTCTTGCTCAAGCATGCAGCCAGTGAAGGTGGTTTGTTTGCCACCCACCCTTCCAGCAACGAGCGCATTGACCAAGCTCGCACGGCTGCGGGTAATGCGAGCTGCCGTTCATAA
- a CDS encoding M48 family metalloprotease — MKKTLIAASILTLSLSGCVADDGGQLLGAGLTAFQGMTISKAELQAQASLAAQKMDADNKVAPANNAYSQRLAKVTQGLTQIDGTPLNFKVYLDKEINAFAMPDGTVRVYSGLMDVMKDDELMSVIGHEVAHIKYEHTLGQFKNAYLTAAARQAASAAGGTIGALASSDYAELGSQFLGAQFSQKDELQADVYGVEVLCQQGMDPYAAMRAQQILMQKSGNGGGLFSSHPATNKRIELVRDAAANSSCR; from the coding sequence ATGAAAAAAACACTGATAGCTGCCAGTATTCTCACTTTAAGTTTAAGTGGTTGCGTAGCCGACGATGGCGGCCAGTTGTTGGGTGCCGGCTTAACCGCGTTTCAAGGCATGACCATTAGCAAAGCTGAGCTGCAAGCTCAGGCTAGCCTCGCCGCCCAAAAAATGGATGCCGATAATAAAGTCGCGCCCGCGAACAATGCTTACAGCCAACGCTTAGCCAAGGTGACCCAAGGCCTAACACAAATTGACGGTACGCCGCTGAATTTTAAAGTCTATTTAGACAAGGAAATTAACGCTTTTGCTATGCCTGATGGCACGGTGCGTGTTTACTCCGGTTTGATGGATGTAATGAAAGACGACGAGCTGATGTCGGTGATCGGTCATGAAGTGGCGCATATCAAATATGAGCATACCCTAGGCCAGTTTAAAAACGCGTATCTCACTGCGGCCGCCCGTCAGGCGGCATCTGCTGCTGGTGGCACTATTGGTGCCTTGGCGAGCTCTGACTATGCGGAGCTGGGTAGCCAATTTTTGGGCGCACAGTTCTCACAAAAAGATGAGCTGCAAGCGGATGTTTATGGCGTAGAAGTACTATGCCAGCAAGGCATGGATCCTTATGCCGCCATGCGCGCGCAACAAATATTGATGCAAAAATCAGGTAATGGCGGCGGGCTGTTTTCTAGCCACCCCGCGACCAACAAGCGTATTGAGTTAGTCCGCGACGCTGCCGCAAACTCAAGCTGTCGCTAA
- the accA gene encoding acetyl-CoA carboxylase carboxyl transferase subunit alpha — protein MNQHFLDFEQPIAELQAQIEELRHVNEGDAVDLDEEVSRLEVKREELTKKVFSNLGSWQISQLARHPARPHTLDYIEHIFDEFDELAGDRAYADDKAMVGGIARIDGRPVMVIGQQKGRETKEKIRRNFGMPRPEGYRKALRLMEMAERFNMPILTFIDTPGAYPGVGAEERGQSEAIARNLKVMSGLKVPIICTVIGEGGSGGALAIGVGDRVNMMQYSTYSVISPEGCASILWKSADKASLAAEAMGITAKRIHELKLIDSIVDEPIGGAHGNPLLAAKSLKARLLIDLADLDKLDQSALLEQRYQRLMGFGYC, from the coding sequence ATGAACCAGCATTTTCTGGATTTTGAACAACCGATTGCTGAGCTGCAAGCTCAGATCGAAGAGCTGCGTCACGTAAATGAAGGCGATGCGGTGGATCTCGACGAAGAAGTCAGCCGTTTAGAAGTTAAGCGTGAAGAACTGACCAAAAAAGTGTTCAGTAACTTAGGCTCATGGCAGATCTCGCAATTAGCGCGTCATCCTGCTCGTCCTCATACGCTGGATTACATCGAACACATTTTTGATGAGTTTGACGAACTGGCCGGCGACCGCGCTTACGCCGACGATAAAGCCATGGTGGGCGGCATTGCGCGCATCGATGGTCGTCCGGTGATGGTGATTGGTCAGCAAAAAGGCCGTGAAACTAAAGAAAAGATCCGTCGTAACTTCGGTATGCCGCGCCCAGAAGGTTACCGTAAAGCCTTACGTCTGATGGAAATGGCCGAGCGCTTTAACATGCCAATCCTGACCTTTATCGACACTCCTGGTGCATACCCAGGGGTGGGCGCTGAAGAGCGCGGTCAGAGCGAAGCGATTGCGCGTAACCTCAAGGTGATGTCGGGCTTAAAAGTGCCGATTATCTGTACCGTGATAGGTGAAGGTGGTTCAGGTGGTGCTTTGGCCATTGGTGTGGGTGACCGGGTGAACATGATGCAATATTCAACCTACTCAGTTATCTCTCCTGAAGGTTGTGCGTCTATTTTGTGGAAGAGCGCCGATAAAGCCTCACTCGCCGCCGAAGCCATGGGCATTACCGCTAAGCGAATTCATGAGCTGAAATTAATCGATAGCATAGTGGACGAGCCCATTGGTGGCGCCCACGGCAATCCGTTATTAGCCGCTAAATCATTAAAGGCACGTTTGCTGATCGATTTGGCTGACTTGGATAAGCTGGACCAAAGCGCGCTGTTAGAACAACGCTACCAGCGCCTGATGGGCTTCGGTTATTGCTAA
- a CDS encoding ligand-binding sensor domain-containing diguanylate cyclase — MSTLFNLLHYANKRSLMLLLGLCFTSCLLQAQTIPLSHYQQNYWTTLDGLPNNTIHAINQTAEGYLWFATWEGVARYNGDQFRVFSRGEETGLADAAVRSLTIDGAGLWATGVKGDISHYSDNQWTPQANASAMINDVVVDNAGLLWLATEGEGIYVRQGEQTIAHFDIASGLPSNDVYQLAQDAAGRIWAGTSLGLVWISDNKVQLVPELSGMQVSALLLNQQEQLLIGTASGLYQAEQTAVSQIYPELTNNAIISLLEDDQANLWLGTREHGLLRVSELGIEQLTAADGLQEQRVISLFQDSERSIWIGTHAGLMRLRNVPFVSFSEQDGLASNYVRTVLAHSDGSLWVGSSGGLSQRNDEQFNPLALTMPDGLPPSIVSLAEGVNKELWVGTFSHGLLRVEQGQVTRSYTTSEGGVENEVRAIVAEPDGSLWVGTAAGLLRLSNDLLASYADIDPLLSNFILSLHRAVNGDIWVGLRHGAAIIREGQVIPIDISRHDGAAYVFGFYSEPNGDYVWLATDVGLVRYRYGDQSLSLMGKEQGLPIDKIFEVINDNNGNLWLSSNLGMTRISLAAAHKVADGLQERLEFEQFNERDGMASSQTHGSSNPGAMLGADGQVWVATARGLTSMDPARLAKFTHANFPVILEELKVSGVTQALQSDLVLPAGSNRVQFNYAGLGFVMAERIQYRTLLEGFDEDWVLRGTQHSAEYTNLAPGDYVFRVAAAYSYQDWDEQEARIAFTILPFIWQLSFFWVIIAILVIMSLWLLMRLRLQLLTFHAQELTRQVSDKTQELQLQAQAFERQARVDVLTGLPNRRGFDEGLAAAFARARRSALPITLVVIDIDHFKLVNDTWSHGVGDQVIKIVADIIRQEIREVDMPARWGGEEFTLLLENTKINEAVPICERLRLAVMNYDYSDIDANFKLTISLGVAQSSLNMEEHNLLANADLALYQAKRQGRNRVMTFTDINK, encoded by the coding sequence ATGAGTACATTATTTAATCTGTTGCATTATGCCAATAAGCGCAGCTTGATGTTATTACTTGGCCTCTGTTTTACTTCATGCTTACTGCAAGCGCAGACCATTCCATTATCTCATTATCAGCAAAACTACTGGACTACCTTGGATGGTTTACCTAATAACACTATCCATGCCATTAACCAAACCGCAGAAGGTTACTTATGGTTTGCTACTTGGGAAGGCGTGGCCCGATATAATGGTGATCAATTTCGAGTATTTTCCCGTGGCGAAGAAACAGGATTGGCTGATGCGGCGGTGCGCAGCTTAACAATCGATGGCGCAGGTTTATGGGCGACGGGGGTGAAAGGCGATATTAGCCATTACTCAGATAACCAATGGACACCTCAAGCTAATGCCAGCGCCATGATTAATGATGTCGTGGTCGATAATGCAGGTTTACTGTGGTTAGCTACCGAAGGCGAGGGTATTTATGTGCGCCAAGGTGAGCAGACCATTGCGCATTTTGATATTGCCTCAGGGTTACCCAGTAATGATGTCTATCAATTAGCGCAAGATGCAGCGGGGCGTATATGGGCAGGCACCTCACTGGGATTAGTATGGATCAGTGACAATAAGGTGCAGCTCGTCCCTGAGTTAAGCGGTATGCAGGTGTCAGCCTTATTACTGAATCAGCAAGAACAGCTGTTGATTGGCACCGCTAGCGGCTTATACCAAGCCGAGCAAACAGCAGTGAGCCAAATTTATCCAGAACTGACTAATAATGCCATTATTAGTTTATTAGAAGATGACCAAGCTAATCTTTGGCTGGGCACTCGAGAGCATGGGCTATTGCGGGTGAGTGAGTTGGGCATTGAGCAATTAACGGCAGCAGACGGGCTACAGGAACAACGCGTGATTTCTTTATTTCAAGATAGCGAGCGCAGTATTTGGATTGGTACTCATGCGGGATTAATGCGGCTGCGTAATGTGCCCTTTGTCAGTTTTAGCGAGCAAGATGGCTTAGCGAGTAATTATGTACGCACTGTGTTGGCCCACAGTGATGGCTCGCTATGGGTAGGTAGTAGTGGCGGCCTTAGTCAGCGTAATGATGAACAATTTAACCCGCTGGCGCTGACCATGCCCGATGGTTTGCCGCCCTCTATTGTTAGCTTGGCTGAAGGTGTAAACAAAGAGCTATGGGTGGGTACCTTTAGCCATGGCTTACTGCGCGTAGAGCAGGGCCAAGTGACACGTAGTTATACTACTTCCGAGGGCGGTGTTGAGAATGAGGTGCGTGCCATAGTGGCGGAGCCCGATGGTAGCCTCTGGGTTGGTACTGCTGCGGGCCTACTACGACTCAGTAATGATCTGCTTGCAAGCTATGCAGACATTGATCCCCTACTCAGTAATTTTATTTTGAGCCTACATAGAGCAGTTAACGGCGATATTTGGGTGGGCTTGCGCCATGGCGCGGCCATTATTCGTGAGGGCCAAGTTATACCGATTGATATTAGTCGTCATGATGGGGCGGCATATGTGTTTGGTTTTTACTCAGAGCCCAATGGTGATTATGTATGGTTGGCCACAGATGTGGGCTTAGTACGCTACCGCTATGGGGATCAAAGTTTAAGCCTAATGGGTAAAGAACAAGGCTTACCGATAGATAAAATATTTGAAGTCATTAATGATAATAACGGCAACTTATGGCTGAGCAGTAACTTGGGCATGACACGCATTAGCCTAGCGGCGGCCCATAAAGTGGCGGATGGTTTGCAAGAGCGCCTGGAGTTTGAGCAGTTTAATGAAAGAGATGGTATGGCAAGCAGCCAAACCCACGGCAGCTCTAACCCAGGCGCCATGTTAGGGGCTGATGGTCAAGTTTGGGTGGCCACGGCGCGCGGCCTGACGAGCATGGATCCAGCACGTTTGGCTAAATTTACTCATGCTAATTTCCCCGTCATCCTTGAAGAGCTTAAAGTCTCGGGCGTGACTCAGGCCTTACAGTCAGATCTGGTGTTACCGGCAGGCAGTAATCGAGTGCAGTTTAATTATGCCGGCTTAGGTTTTGTGATGGCAGAGCGTATTCAATATCGTACTTTGCTGGAAGGCTTTGACGAAGACTGGGTGTTGCGCGGCACCCAACACAGTGCCGAGTATACTAATCTAGCGCCTGGTGATTATGTATTTCGCGTGGCAGCCGCATACTCTTATCAAGATTGGGATGAACAAGAAGCTAGGATTGCGTTCACAATATTACCCTTTATTTGGCAACTGTCTTTTTTCTGGGTAATCATTGCCATCTTGGTGATTATGTCACTGTGGTTATTGATGCGCTTGCGTCTGCAATTGCTGACCTTTCATGCCCAAGAGTTAACACGTCAAGTGAGTGACAAAACCCAAGAGTTACAATTGCAAGCTCAAGCATTTGAACGCCAAGCGCGAGTAGATGTGTTAACCGGCTTACCTAATAGACGTGGGTTTGATGAAGGCTTAGCTGCCGCATTTGCGCGCGCTCGACGCTCAGCTTTGCCCATAACCTTAGTGGTGATTGATATCGACCATTTTAAATTGGTGAATGACACTTGGTCTCATGGCGTTGGTGATCAGGTTATTAAGATAGTAGCGGATATTATTCGTCAAGAAATTAGAGAGGTAGATATGCCCGCGCGCTGGGGAGGCGAAGAGTTCACCTTATTGCTGGAAAATACGAAAATAAATGAGGCGGTGCCCATTTGTGAGCGACTACGCTTGGCGGTAATGAATTATGACTATAGCGATATTGACGCCAACTTTAAGCTCACTATTAGCTTAGGTGTAGCGCAAAGCAGTCTTAATATGGAGGAACATAATTTACTCGCTAATGCGGATTTGGCGCTGTATCAGGCTAAACGCCAAGGGCGCAATCGGGTGATGACCTTTACGGATATAAATAAGTAA